Proteins from one Geomonas agri genomic window:
- a CDS encoding glycoside hydrolase family 2 protein — MEYPRPQLQRPEWLSLDGPWRFTYDDAGRYGIPSDIESWPLTIEVPFAPEANASGIGDTGFHKVCWYQRDFELRPEPGKKVLLHFGAVDYLAHVWVNDMLVARHRGGFTPFSADIGHVLSANGIQRVTVRVEDDPEDLEKPRGKQDWRPEPHAIWYYRTTGIWQTVWLEQVPETYVRRIRWSPHLERWEIGFEAFILGPIADELEVQVRLSSDGDLLVEDRYRVIRGEVHRRIALSDPGIDDFRNDLLWSPEHPRLIDAEVKLMQGGEVIDSITSYTALRSAKVHRDRFLLNGRLYPLKLVLDQGYWPDTLMTPPSSEAARRDVELAKAMGFNGVRKHQKLEDPRYLYWADRLGLVVWAEMPSAFRFTNRAVKRLMREWTEAIERDYSHPCVIVWVPFNESWGVPDLTATQAHRDAVHAFYHLTKTLDPERPVIGNDGWESSATDIIGIHDYDNNPDTLRARYGPQVKPDELFDRRRPGGRILTLDGYPHRGQPIILTEFGGVAYVNPADESHRGTWGYFRHDNLEQFEKLVLALIDVARGTAMFSGFCYTQFADTFQEANGLLYPDRTPKIPLEKIAQAVRGQVEEGALHWEST, encoded by the coding sequence ATGGAATATCCCCGCCCCCAACTGCAGCGCCCGGAATGGCTCTCCCTGGACGGCCCCTGGCGCTTCACCTACGACGACGCCGGGCGCTACGGCATCCCGTCCGACATCGAGTCCTGGCCGCTCACCATCGAGGTCCCCTTCGCCCCGGAAGCCAACGCCTCCGGCATCGGGGACACCGGTTTCCACAAGGTCTGCTGGTACCAGCGCGACTTCGAGTTGCGCCCCGAACCGGGCAAGAAGGTGCTGCTGCACTTCGGCGCCGTCGACTACCTGGCCCACGTCTGGGTCAACGATATGCTGGTGGCCAGGCACCGTGGCGGCTTTACCCCCTTCAGCGCCGACATCGGCCACGTGCTCTCCGCCAACGGCATCCAGCGGGTCACGGTGCGGGTGGAGGACGACCCCGAAGACCTGGAAAAGCCGCGCGGCAAGCAGGATTGGCGCCCAGAGCCCCATGCCATCTGGTACTACCGCACCACCGGCATCTGGCAGACGGTCTGGCTGGAGCAGGTGCCTGAGACCTACGTCAGGAGGATCCGCTGGTCGCCGCACCTGGAACGCTGGGAGATCGGATTTGAGGCCTTCATCCTGGGGCCCATCGCCGACGAACTCGAGGTGCAGGTGCGCCTCTCCAGCGACGGCGACCTCCTGGTCGAGGACCGCTACCGGGTGATCCGCGGCGAGGTGCACCGCAGGATAGCCCTCTCCGACCCCGGCATCGACGACTTCCGAAATGACCTGCTCTGGTCCCCCGAGCACCCGCGCCTGATCGATGCGGAGGTGAAGCTCATGCAGGGGGGCGAGGTGATTGACAGCATCACCTCCTACACGGCGCTTCGCTCCGCGAAGGTGCACCGGGACCGCTTCCTCCTGAACGGCCGGCTCTACCCCCTGAAGCTGGTGCTGGACCAGGGGTACTGGCCCGATACCCTGATGACGCCCCCCTCCTCCGAGGCGGCCCGGCGCGACGTGGAGCTCGCCAAGGCGATGGGGTTCAACGGGGTGAGAAAACACCAGAAGCTCGAGGACCCGCGCTACCTGTACTGGGCGGACCGGCTCGGCCTCGTCGTCTGGGCCGAGATGCCATCGGCCTTCCGCTTCACCAACCGCGCCGTGAAGCGCCTGATGCGGGAGTGGACCGAGGCAATAGAGCGCGACTACAGCCACCCTTGCGTCATCGTCTGGGTCCCTTTCAACGAATCATGGGGGGTCCCCGACCTCACCGCCACCCAGGCCCACCGCGATGCGGTGCACGCCTTCTACCACCTCACCAAGACGCTCGACCCGGAGCGCCCCGTGATCGGCAACGACGGCTGGGAAAGCTCGGCAACCGACATCATTGGCATCCACGACTACGACAACAACCCGGACACGCTCCGGGCGCGCTACGGCCCGCAGGTGAAGCCGGACGAGCTCTTCGACCGGCGCCGCCCCGGGGGACGCATCCTCACCCTGGACGGCTACCCGCACCGGGGCCAGCCCATCATCCTCACCGAGTTCGGCGGGGTCGCCTACGTGAACCCCGCGGACGAGTCGCACCGGGGCACCTGGGGCTACTTCAGGCACGACAACCTGGAGCAGTTCGAGAAACTGGTGCTCGCCCTGATCGACGTCGCCCGCGGCACCGCCATGTTCAGCGGCTTTTGCTACACCCAGTTCGCCGACACCTTCCAGGAAGCCAACGGCCTCCTCTACCCGGACCGGACCCCGAAGATCCCGCTGGAGAAAATCGCCCAGGCGGTACGGGGACAGGTCGAGGAGGGGGCGCTGCATTGGGAAAGCACCTAG
- a CDS encoding AI-2E family transporter encodes METRTIPTTLQISYVLAVLAVITVLHFHLLPAVFAGLAVYALTAKLALKLPVRWGTLTQKVALAGIILFVIGLVSGICLGLWSFMRGHHGMSNLLDTAAETLDNLKRNLPADLTALLPDTVDELREQIVTMLREHGKNISSVGISGVKTFAHLVLGMVVGSLAVLHRFNREEGFPPLAGHLHDRLLNLASAFDKVVFAQVKISLLNTALTALYLAVILPLCGVYLPMVTLLILLTFIAGLLPVVGNLISNFTIVLISLGVSPMVGVASLAFLVLIHKLEYFTNARIVGSEVKASVWELLTAMLVMEAIFGVAGLVAAPVVYAWLKAELKAYRLV; translated from the coding sequence ATGGAAACCCGAACCATCCCCACCACCTTGCAGATCAGCTACGTGCTGGCGGTGCTCGCCGTGATCACGGTGCTGCACTTCCACCTGCTGCCGGCGGTTTTCGCCGGGCTGGCGGTGTACGCGCTCACGGCGAAGCTGGCGCTCAAGCTCCCGGTACGCTGGGGGACGCTGACCCAGAAGGTGGCGCTGGCTGGTATCATCCTGTTCGTGATCGGCTTGGTATCGGGGATCTGCCTGGGGCTATGGTCCTTTATGCGCGGGCACCACGGCATGTCCAACCTGCTCGACACCGCGGCGGAGACGCTCGACAACCTGAAGCGGAACCTGCCGGCGGACCTGACCGCGCTGCTGCCGGACACGGTAGACGAGCTGCGCGAGCAGATCGTCACCATGCTGCGCGAGCACGGCAAGAACATCTCCTCGGTGGGGATCTCGGGGGTGAAGACCTTCGCCCACCTGGTCTTGGGCATGGTGGTGGGGAGCCTCGCGGTCCTGCACCGCTTCAACAGGGAGGAAGGGTTCCCCCCCCTGGCCGGCCACCTGCACGACCGGCTCCTGAACCTGGCCAGCGCCTTCGACAAAGTGGTCTTCGCCCAGGTGAAGATCTCGCTGTTGAACACCGCCCTCACCGCGCTGTACCTGGCGGTGATCCTCCCCCTGTGCGGGGTGTACCTTCCCATGGTGACGCTTTTGATCCTGCTCACCTTCATCGCCGGCCTCCTTCCGGTGGTGGGGAACCTTATTTCCAATTTCACCATCGTGCTGATCAGCCTCGGGGTCTCCCCCATGGTCGGCGTCGCCTCTTTGGCCTTCCTGGTGCTGATCCACAAGCTGGAGTACTTCACCAACGCCCGCATCGTCGGCAGCGAGGTCAAGGCAAGCGTCTGGGAGCTACTCACTGCCATGCTGGTCATGGAAGCGATCTTCGGCGTGGCCGGCTTGGTCGCCGCCCCCGTGGTCTACGCCTGGCTCAAGGCCGAACTGAAGGCATACCGGCTGGTGTGA
- a CDS encoding uroporphyrinogen decarboxylase family protein — protein MTSMERVLTTLSHREPDRVPLFLLLSLHGARELGLTIEEYFAKAEHVVQGQLRMLKRYGHDCIYAFFHASLEAEAWGGSTIFREDGPPNAGPPPLKADTIASLTPPRIADVPGLTRVLEAQRALRQAVGDSVPIIGVVMSPFSLPVMQLGFDHYLDLIFDRPDLMHRLMEINGAFCAAWGNAQLAAGAHAICYFDPLASAKMIDPTLYRRFGRPVAQKAIAAMAGPTATHLASGPCLQVVDDLVDTGTKMVGVGGEEDLAAVKAACRGRLAVLGNLNGVQMRSWDEAATVAAVQGAIDAGASGGGFVLSDQHGEIPWQVPETTLGLIGQAVREYGRYPLAGGRG, from the coding sequence ATGACCAGCATGGAGCGCGTCCTCACCACCTTGTCGCACCGGGAGCCGGACCGGGTGCCCCTGTTCCTGCTCCTTTCCCTGCACGGCGCCCGCGAACTCGGGCTCACCATCGAGGAGTACTTTGCCAAAGCCGAACACGTGGTGCAGGGGCAGTTGCGCATGCTCAAGCGCTACGGGCACGACTGCATCTACGCATTCTTCCACGCCTCGCTGGAAGCGGAGGCCTGGGGGGGAAGCACCATCTTCAGGGAGGACGGCCCTCCCAACGCGGGTCCGCCGCCGCTCAAGGCCGACACCATTGCCTCGCTCACCCCGCCGCGGATAGCGGACGTGCCGGGGCTCACGCGGGTACTGGAAGCGCAGCGCGCCCTGAGGCAGGCGGTCGGCGACAGCGTCCCCATCATCGGCGTGGTCATGTCTCCCTTCTCGCTGCCGGTGATGCAGCTCGGCTTCGACCACTATCTCGACCTCATCTTCGACCGTCCCGACCTCATGCACCGGCTCATGGAGATCAACGGCGCCTTCTGCGCGGCATGGGGCAACGCCCAGCTTGCCGCCGGAGCCCACGCCATTTGCTATTTCGACCCGCTCGCCTCTGCCAAGATGATCGACCCCACCCTGTATCGCCGCTTCGGCCGTCCGGTGGCACAAAAGGCCATAGCCGCCATGGCGGGGCCGACCGCCACTCACCTGGCGTCGGGGCCCTGCCTGCAGGTCGTGGACGACCTGGTTGACACCGGCACCAAGATGGTCGGCGTTGGGGGGGAAGAGGACCTTGCGGCGGTGAAGGCGGCCTGCCGCGGGCGCCTGGCGGTACTGGGCAACCTCAACGGCGTCCAGATGCGCAGCTGGGACGAGGCCGCCACCGTCGCGGCGGTGCAGGGGGCAATTGATGCCGGGGCCTCCGGCGGTGGCTTCGTCCTCTCGGATCAGCATGGCGAGATCCCGTGGCAGGTGCCCGAAACGACCCTCGGCCTTATCGGGCAGGCGGTGCGGGAATACGGGCGCTATCCGCTCGCCGGCGGGAGGGGGTGA
- a CDS encoding glutaredoxin family protein, with the protein MAKGTARSIISGMVAKLPAKNNPVPCSVPRVGASRRRTLPGISTLHRFPLLLSRLACALLLVALWVAGPCSPAEAAPTATLYFFWGEGCPHCAEAKPCLDELRRRYPGLRVEATEVLKHRENIPLLMRMAKERGREATGVPVFIIGAHYFSGFSEGTSAQLEEAVKEALQQPARPPLPQAAAPGVAPLTVPGVGKIDPRRSLTAFTLVLASLDSFNPCAFFVLFFLLSLLIHARSRRRMLLIGGVFVFVSGLLYFLFLAAWLNLFLIAGALPAVTTAAGILALLIGLVNVKDFFLFRRGVTLGIPEGKKPELFARMRRLLKTDSLPSLLAGTGVLAVAANSYELLCTAGFPMVFTRALTLHGLTAAGYYFYLALYCLVYVVPLTLIVALFTATLGGSKLSEWQGRVLKLVSGLMMLGLGGMLLVRPALLSNPAVSGLLLVATLALAGALAMCWRRVHAGGDGGGRTTPRRRSR; encoded by the coding sequence TTGGCCAAAGGGACCGCCCGTAGTATCATTTCCGGCATGGTCGCCAAGCTCCCCGCAAAAAATAACCCCGTTCCATGCTCCGTCCCCCGCGTCGGCGCGTCGCGTCGCCGCACCCTCCCCGGCATATCAACCCTGCACCGTTTCCCGCTCCTCTTGTCGCGCCTGGCCTGCGCCCTGCTCCTGGTCGCGCTCTGGGTCGCCGGCCCGTGCTCCCCGGCCGAGGCCGCCCCGACCGCCACCCTGTACTTCTTCTGGGGCGAGGGATGCCCGCACTGCGCCGAGGCGAAGCCCTGCCTGGATGAGCTGCGGCGCCGCTACCCCGGCCTCAGGGTGGAGGCAACGGAGGTGCTGAAACACCGGGAGAACATACCGCTTCTCATGCGGATGGCCAAGGAGCGGGGACGGGAGGCGACCGGGGTACCGGTCTTCATCATCGGGGCGCACTACTTCAGCGGGTTCTCGGAAGGGACTTCGGCGCAGCTGGAAGAGGCGGTCAAGGAGGCGCTGCAGCAGCCGGCCCGCCCTCCCCTGCCCCAAGCAGCCGCGCCCGGGGTGGCGCCGCTTACCGTACCGGGGGTGGGCAAGATCGACCCGCGGCGCTCCCTCACCGCCTTCACCCTGGTGCTCGCCTCTCTGGACAGCTTCAACCCCTGCGCCTTCTTCGTCCTCTTCTTCCTGTTGAGCCTTCTGATCCACGCCCGCTCGCGGCGTCGCATGCTGCTCATCGGCGGGGTCTTCGTCTTCGTCTCGGGGCTTTTGTACTTCCTGTTCCTGGCCGCCTGGCTGAACCTGTTCCTGATCGCCGGGGCACTCCCCGCCGTCACCACGGCCGCGGGCATCCTGGCGCTCCTCATCGGCCTGGTCAACGTGAAGGATTTCTTCCTGTTCCGGCGCGGCGTGACCCTCGGCATACCGGAAGGGAAAAAGCCCGAGCTTTTCGCCCGGATGCGACGGCTTCTGAAGACGGACTCCCTGCCATCGCTTCTGGCCGGGACCGGCGTGCTCGCCGTTGCCGCCAACAGCTACGAACTCTTGTGCACCGCCGGCTTCCCCATGGTCTTTACCCGCGCCCTGACCCTGCACGGGCTCACCGCGGCGGGGTACTACTTCTACCTCGCCCTGTACTGTCTGGTCTACGTGGTGCCGCTGACGCTGATCGTGGCGCTCTTTACCGCGACACTCGGGGGGAGCAAGCTGAGTGAATGGCAGGGGCGGGTGCTGAAGCTTGTTTCGGGGCTGATGATGCTGGGGCTTGGCGGGATGCTGCTGGTGAGGCCGGCGCTGTTGAGCAACCCGGCCGTCTCGGGTCTGCTCCTCGTGGCGACCCTGGCGCTCGCCGGTGCGCTCGCCATGTGCTGGCGGCGGGTGCACGCGGGAGGGGACGGCGGCGGGAGGACTACTCCGCGGCGAAGGAGCCGGTAA
- a CDS encoding cobalamin B12-binding domain-containing protein: MVTSCYSGNAADYREGSPVLLLESALVGMDRLAIQRIHADSGLSPLNFCEQVIAPALTVIGEKWDRGDLSLSHVYMSGRLCEEFMEEVLGGRSGSVQERRRVALAVLEDYHLLGKRLVGFVLKGAGIPYLDYGTVDVQELVRRVQRDGVRVLLISALMLPSALKVREVREALDRLGITCSIVVGGAPFRLDPALHREVGADLSCDTASQVLPALAQLREGES; encoded by the coding sequence ATGGTCACCTCCTGCTATTCCGGTAACGCTGCCGATTATCGTGAAGGTTCCCCCGTGCTGCTGCTGGAATCCGCCCTGGTTGGGATGGACCGGCTGGCCATACAGCGCATCCATGCCGATTCCGGCCTCTCCCCTTTGAACTTCTGCGAACAGGTGATCGCTCCGGCCCTGACTGTCATCGGCGAAAAGTGGGACCGCGGCGATCTTTCCCTCTCCCACGTCTACATGAGCGGACGCCTGTGCGAGGAGTTCATGGAAGAGGTGCTCGGCGGGCGTTCCGGGTCGGTGCAGGAACGCCGGCGGGTGGCGCTGGCGGTGCTCGAGGACTACCACCTGCTGGGCAAGCGCCTGGTGGGGTTCGTGCTCAAGGGGGCCGGCATCCCGTACCTCGATTACGGCACGGTGGATGTGCAGGAGTTGGTCCGGCGCGTGCAGCGGGACGGGGTGCGGGTGCTGTTGATCTCGGCATTGATGCTCCCCTCCGCCCTCAAGGTGCGCGAGGTGCGTGAAGCCCTGGACCGGCTCGGGATAACGTGCAGCATCGTGGTGGGAGGTGCCCCCTTCCGCCTCGACCCGGCGCTGCACCGTGAGGTGGGGGCGGACCTGAGCTGCGACACGGCGTCACAGGTGCTGCCCGCACTGGCGCAGCTCAGGGAGGGGGAGTCATGA
- the glf gene encoding UDP-galactopyranose mutase, translating into MGAFDIVVVGAGISGSTLAERYAARGARVLVLEKRHHIGGNCYDSFDDHGILVSNYGAHLFHTEYEDVWRYVNRFSQWYPYQHRVLARVDGKLVPIPVNITTVNSVFGLTMQCEAEMQRFLDRVQVKHPAPANGEDAALARVGHVLYEKMFKHYTKKQWNKYPHELDASVLQRIPIRTNFDDRYFSDRYQALPLEGYTKLFEKMLAHPNIEVRLNTDYFDVRDSAEVRGCRKLFYAGPIDRFFDYRHSRRQKLQWRSIRFEWITLDQEYFQENSVINYPDPVDGDFTRIVEYKHFTRQKHHKTTISREYTTDEGEPYYPVPNPENEAIYRRYQEEADRLANVHFVGRLANYKYFNMDQAFKNALDLFHGLEGADADLL; encoded by the coding sequence ATGGGCGCATTTGACATTGTGGTCGTGGGAGCGGGAATTTCCGGGTCGACACTGGCGGAACGTTACGCCGCCCGGGGTGCACGGGTGCTGGTGCTGGAGAAGCGGCACCATATCGGCGGCAACTGCTACGACAGTTTCGACGACCACGGCATCCTGGTCTCCAACTATGGCGCCCACCTGTTCCATACCGAGTACGAGGACGTGTGGCGCTACGTGAACCGCTTCTCCCAGTGGTACCCCTACCAGCACCGCGTGCTGGCCCGGGTGGACGGCAAGCTGGTGCCGATCCCCGTCAACATCACCACGGTCAATTCCGTGTTCGGGCTCACCATGCAATGCGAAGCCGAGATGCAGCGCTTCCTGGACCGGGTCCAGGTGAAGCACCCCGCCCCCGCAAACGGAGAGGACGCGGCTCTGGCGCGGGTGGGGCACGTCCTGTACGAGAAGATGTTCAAGCACTACACCAAGAAGCAGTGGAACAAGTATCCGCACGAACTGGACGCCTCGGTGCTGCAGAGGATCCCCATCCGCACCAACTTCGACGACCGCTACTTCAGCGACCGCTACCAGGCGCTACCCCTGGAGGGGTACACGAAACTCTTCGAGAAGATGCTCGCCCACCCCAACATCGAGGTGCGCCTGAACACCGACTACTTCGACGTCAGGGACAGCGCCGAGGTGCGCGGCTGCCGCAAGCTCTTCTACGCCGGCCCCATCGACCGCTTCTTCGACTACCGGCATTCGCGGCGCCAGAAGCTGCAGTGGCGCTCCATCCGCTTCGAGTGGATCACCCTGGACCAGGAGTACTTCCAGGAGAACTCGGTGATCAACTACCCCGACCCCGTCGACGGCGACTTCACCCGCATCGTCGAGTACAAGCACTTCACCCGCCAGAAGCACCACAAGACCACCATCTCCCGCGAGTACACCACCGACGAGGGGGAACCGTACTACCCGGTCCCCAACCCCGAGAACGAGGCCATCTACCGGCGCTACCAGGAGGAGGCTGACCGGCTGGCCAACGTTCACTTCGTCGGGCGCCTGGCCAACTACAAGTACTTCAACATGGACCAGGCCTTCAAGAACGCCCTCGACCTGTTCCACGGCCTGGAGGGGGCCGACGCCGACTTGTTGTAA
- the tpx gene encoding thiol peroxidase — protein sequence MPKVTFKGNPVTLVGPELKVGDAAPNFAVVDNSLNQVTLANYEGKVKIISAVPSLDTPVCDTETRRFNQEAAGLPGNVVVLTVSADLPFAQKRWCGAAGIDKVVTLSDYRDRSFALAYGVLIEELKLLARAIFVIDQKNVIRYIHFVPEVTQEPDYAAVLAAAKELG from the coding sequence ATGCCTAAAGTTACTTTCAAGGGAAACCCGGTGACACTGGTGGGGCCTGAACTGAAGGTGGGAGACGCCGCTCCCAATTTCGCCGTGGTAGACAACTCTCTCAACCAGGTGACCCTGGCCAACTATGAGGGAAAAGTGAAGATCATCAGCGCCGTTCCTTCACTGGACACGCCGGTCTGTGACACGGAGACGAGGCGCTTCAACCAGGAAGCTGCGGGGCTCCCCGGCAACGTGGTGGTCCTGACCGTCAGCGCCGACCTCCCCTTCGCCCAGAAGAGGTGGTGCGGGGCCGCCGGCATCGACAAGGTGGTCACCCTCTCCGACTACCGCGACCGTTCCTTCGCCCTGGCCTACGGGGTGCTGATCGAGGAACTGAAACTGCTGGCCCGCGCCATCTTCGTCATCGACCAGAAGAACGTGATCCGCTACATCCACTTCGTCCCGGAGGTGACCCAAGAGCCGGACTACGCTGCGGTGCTGGCGGCGGCGAAGGAACTGGGATAG
- a CDS encoding ATP-binding protein: MATTRIYCCEALGEEVNSALAGGCLQGAKCTTFAGCCGRPPISWDDLRRLCGGSPAIVVGGECLGHLGAPPDDLRRIQLLKKRHCAALICGDYAFDRLTAAGGYLVTPGWLSRWRSFVEGWGFDEITGAEFFAESCARITLVDTGSLPGSLTTLAEFGAFVQRPVESVPVGLELLALQLQRAHDELELQETGEGDDGVAPASDYALLLDLLSRLSSSSGEQRVVEELLSVFAMLFGAREVAFIPGNGGPLYRHGEVLTKDVTLRQLAGRVGGSFEITAQGAGFMVRLDHNGLVGWLWAGYFAMPQHLQRYLNLAVSAANVCAMAIVSARTVYRNLKESEDKYRLLFENMGNGFALLKMLLGPMGTPADFSFVEVNPAFEAFTGHCEEDLVGRTMLELLPEFEPSQLESLGRLAREGTPLFLERYFFNGKWCQVWLFRPKPGYCGMIINEITKQKLLEDKLRQAIKMESVGRLAGGVAHEFNNMLSVIIGYAEMLAMEYHGHQRIAENLHEICKAAQRSRDLTAQLLCFSRQQLISPKTIDANEALAELARKVSTLAGSGARIALKLCRESWPVRIDPAQLEEIVANIVSNAGAAMPHGGDLVIGTKNISVGEEVCSTNIDAVPGEYLEIAISDSGHGMDRETCRRVFEPFFTTREVGQGSGLGLASVYGMVTQNGGFVTVESERGVGTTFRVYLPRFQERVQELKAVPVGQATGTVLVVEDDEIVGKMTLKMLEHMGYRVLLAENSTQALELCRAEHSIDLVLSDVMLPGASGKDAVETILALRPDLKIIYMSGYAPETLLDKGVDHSRVNFIQKPFDMASLGEKIKSALTGSFAAE; this comes from the coding sequence ATGGCCACCACGCGTATCTACTGCTGCGAGGCCCTCGGGGAGGAGGTGAATAGCGCCCTGGCTGGCGGATGCCTGCAGGGGGCGAAGTGCACCACCTTCGCCGGGTGCTGCGGCCGTCCCCCGATTTCCTGGGACGATCTGCGTCGCCTGTGCGGCGGCTCACCGGCGATCGTGGTGGGGGGCGAATGCCTGGGACACCTGGGAGCCCCCCCCGACGACCTGCGCCGGATCCAGCTGCTGAAAAAGCGGCACTGCGCCGCCCTGATCTGCGGCGACTACGCTTTCGACAGGCTCACCGCCGCCGGGGGCTACCTGGTCACCCCGGGTTGGCTTAGCCGCTGGCGCTCTTTCGTCGAGGGCTGGGGGTTTGACGAGATTACCGGGGCCGAATTCTTCGCCGAGAGCTGTGCCAGGATCACCCTGGTCGATACCGGGAGCTTGCCGGGAAGCCTCACTACCCTGGCGGAGTTCGGCGCCTTCGTGCAGCGGCCGGTTGAGTCGGTACCGGTCGGACTGGAACTTCTCGCGCTGCAGTTGCAAAGGGCGCACGACGAACTGGAACTGCAGGAGACGGGGGAAGGGGACGACGGCGTCGCGCCGGCCTCCGATTACGCGCTTTTGCTCGATCTGCTCTCCAGGCTGTCCAGTAGCAGCGGTGAGCAACGGGTGGTCGAGGAGCTGCTCTCCGTATTCGCAATGCTGTTCGGGGCCAGGGAGGTTGCTTTCATCCCGGGCAACGGCGGACCGCTCTACCGTCACGGCGAGGTGCTTACCAAGGACGTCACCTTGCGCCAACTCGCCGGTAGGGTAGGAGGGAGCTTCGAGATAACGGCGCAGGGCGCAGGTTTCATGGTGCGCCTGGACCACAACGGCTTGGTAGGGTGGCTCTGGGCCGGCTACTTCGCTATGCCCCAGCACCTGCAAAGGTACCTGAACCTTGCGGTCAGCGCCGCCAACGTCTGCGCCATGGCTATCGTCTCGGCCCGAACGGTCTATCGCAACCTGAAGGAGAGCGAGGACAAGTACCGGCTGCTGTTCGAGAACATGGGCAACGGCTTCGCCCTCTTGAAGATGCTGCTGGGGCCGATGGGGACCCCTGCCGACTTCAGCTTCGTCGAGGTCAACCCCGCTTTCGAGGCCTTCACCGGCCACTGCGAGGAGGACCTGGTGGGGCGCACCATGCTGGAGCTGCTCCCTGAGTTCGAGCCTTCCCAGCTGGAAAGCCTGGGGCGGCTGGCCCGCGAGGGGACGCCGCTGTTCCTGGAGCGCTACTTCTTCAACGGCAAGTGGTGCCAGGTCTGGCTGTTCCGTCCCAAGCCGGGCTATTGCGGCATGATCATCAACGAGATCACCAAGCAGAAGCTTCTGGAGGACAAACTCAGGCAGGCCATCAAGATGGAATCGGTGGGACGCCTGGCGGGAGGGGTGGCGCACGAGTTCAACAACATGCTGTCAGTCATCATCGGCTACGCGGAGATGTTGGCGATGGAGTACCACGGTCACCAGCGCATCGCCGAGAATCTGCACGAGATCTGCAAGGCGGCGCAGCGTTCCCGCGACCTCACGGCGCAGCTCCTGTGCTTCTCGCGGCAGCAGCTCATTTCCCCGAAAACCATCGACGCGAACGAGGCGCTGGCAGAACTTGCACGCAAGGTGTCAACCCTTGCCGGGAGCGGGGCCAGGATCGCGCTGAAGCTGTGCCGGGAGTCGTGGCCGGTGCGCATAGATCCGGCCCAGCTGGAAGAGATCGTTGCCAACATCGTCAGTAACGCAGGCGCTGCCATGCCGCACGGCGGGGACTTGGTCATCGGCACCAAAAACATCTCGGTAGGAGAAGAGGTCTGCAGCACCAACATAGACGCGGTGCCCGGCGAATACCTGGAGATCGCCATCTCCGATTCCGGGCACGGCATGGACCGCGAGACCTGCCGGCGGGTCTTCGAACCCTTCTTTACGACGCGGGAGGTGGGGCAGGGGAGCGGGCTTGGCCTTGCCAGCGTCTACGGCATGGTGACCCAGAACGGGGGCTTTGTGACCGTGGAGAGCGAGCGCGGGGTGGGCACCACCTTCAGGGTCTACCTGCCGCGCTTCCAGGAGCGGGTCCAGGAGCTTAAGGCGGTGCCGGTGGGGCAGGCGACCGGTACGGTGCTGGTGGTCGAGGACGACGAGATCGTGGGGAAGATGACGTTGAAGATGCTGGAGCACATGGGATACCGCGTGCTCCTGGCCGAGAATTCAACCCAGGCGCTGGAGCTGTGCCGGGCGGAACACAGTATCGACCTGGTGCTCTCGGACGTGATGCTGCCGGGGGCGAGCGGCAAGGACGCGGTGGAAACCATCCTCGCCCTGCGCCCGGACCTGAAGATCATCTACATGTCCGGCTATGCCCCGGAGACGCTCTTGGACAAAGGGGTGGACCACAGCCGGGTCAACTTCATCCAGAAGCCCTTCGACATGGCGAGCCTGGGGGAGAAGATCAAGTCGGCCCTTACCGGCTCCTTCGCCGCGGAGTAG